ACGGGCTCCGCATCCGCGAAGAGCGGGGCGCCGAGCAGTCCGAATCGACGCCCGCGCAGATCGGTCGCGCCGGCGAATCCCTCGGTCGGCGCCTCCGCGCACCACGGGTCTTCAGGATCGTGCACGGCGATCGCGGCGAGCAGGGCCGCCGCGTCGGCCACGGTGCGCGCCATGGGTCCGACGTGATCCAGCGACCACGCGAGCGGGAACACCCCACGACGGCTGACGAGGCCGAAGGTCGGCTTGAGCCCCACCACGCCGCACGCCGCGGCCGGGATGCGGATCGAGCCGCCGGTGTCGGTGCCGATCGCCAGCGGCGTCATGCCGGCGGCGAGCGCGACGCCCGCGCCACCGCTGGACCCGCCCGGCACGCGGTCCATGCTCCAGGGATTGCGACAGACGCCGAACGCCTCGTTCGTGCTCGTGACCCCGTACGCGAACTCGTGGAGGTTCTGCTTTCCCAGGCACACGGCGCCCGCCCGGGCGAGTCGCTCGACGACGAACGCGTCGCGCTTCGGCACGTGATCGGCGCGCACCCGGGAGCCGGACGTGCAGCGCACTCCCGCGACGTCGATCAAGTCCTTGATCCCGACCGGGACGCCGCACAAGGGGCTCGGCGCTTCGCCCCGACCGATCGCGGCCTCGGCGGCGCGGGCCTGGTCCATCGCTCGCTCGGGCGTGAGGGTGATCCACGCGCGCAGCTGCGGATCGAGTCGATCGATTCGCTCGAGCAGCTCGCGAGTCACCTCGACCGGCGAGAGCGAGCGGCGCGCATAGCGGTCGGCCAGCTCGGCCGCCGGGAGGAAGGCGGCGCTCAAGACCGCCGCGCGCGCGCGCGGGGCGGGCGCGGCGCGTCGTCCACGCCGAGCCGGTCGGCCACGGCGCGTATCCTGGCGCGCAGGCTGTCGACCCCGGGCGCGATCGGCTCCGCCACGTCGTCGAGATCGAGACCGCGCTCGCGCAGCGTCCGGCGCACGTGCTCGGCGGTTTCAGGGAGATCGCTCACGCGGGAGTCCTACAACGCCGGGACTCCCGCGACAAGCGCGGCGATCACCTAACGCGAGCGGGGTTGCAAGGCGGGCTTGACCGGCCCCCCCGGCGCGGGCGCGACCGGCGTGGGCTCGTCCCCGGGCGGCGGCGAGATCTCGTTGTGCGGAAGCGCCGCGTACAGATCGACGCGGCCGCGCCCCATGATGCCCGCGAACAGGGGGTTCAATCCGTCGACCGAAGGAGCGTTCATCTTCACGGCTTCGGTCGCGTGGCGGCCATCCGCTCCGGGGTCGGCCGCGATGAGCAGCGCCGCCGCGCCGGCCAGGAAGGGCGCCGCCATCGAGGTGCCGCCGCCGGAGGCGTAGAGCCCGCGACCAGGAGCCCGCGCATAGAGGCTCACGATGCCCACGCCCGGCGCCGACACGTCGATGTGCGTGCCGTAGTTCGAGAACGTGGCCAGCTTGTCGCCGGGATCGACCGCGGCCACCGCGTACACGTCCGGATAGGCCGCAGGGTACTGGCCATCGCTCGACGACTGGTTGCCGGCGGAGGCGATGAGCGCCACGCCCTGGTTGGTGGCGACCTGGACCGCGCGACGCACGACCCCGACGTCGTGGGTGAGGCCGAGGCTCATGTTGATGACCTGCGCGTCCAGCTCCAGCGCGTCATTGATCCCGGCGGCAAGGCCGAACGCCGTGCCCCAGCCGTCGTCGTTCAGGACGCGCACGGCGATCAGCGTCGCGTGCGGCGCAGTGAGGTGGACGATCCCGGTCACGTGCGTGCCGTGGCCGTACGCCTCGTGCGGATCGCCGTCATCGTCGAAATCCTTGTCGTCAGCGGTCTCGTCCGCGGAAGGACCATGCGGATGCACCGACCAGTCCTTTCCCATGACGATCGGAGTGGCTCCCCAAGCGGGGTGGAACCTGTCGATGCCGGTGTCGAGCACCGCCACGTGGGCGCCGTCGCCCTGCGAGGTCGCCAGCGCCTCCTGCAAATGGATGCGTGTGAGCTGGGGTTGAGAGGCGTAGTGAGCCTCGGTGAGCTTGCCATCCTCGTCGTCGAAGGACATCGGAGTGCCTTCGTATTCGGGCGCCTGGAGGTAACGGTTGAAGTCCGCCTCTTCGACGTCCTTGTCGTTCTGGAGAGCCTCGACCAATTCGACGGCCGGCTGGCTGGTGCTTGCGACGAGGTAATAGAGGGTTCCCTCGAGGTCCACGCGCTCGACCTCGACCAGGTCGTGCCGGGCCAGGAAGTCCGAGAACATCGCCCCCAACTTCAGGGTCACGATCGCCTGACCCTCGACCACGCCTCCCGGCTGGATGCGGTGGAGCGAGGCCATCCCACGGGCGAAGGATGACGTGCCCGAAGGATCCGTCGGACGCTGCATGGAGCCGCAGGACGAGAGAACGGCGACCGCACACACGGCCGCCGCGACGCGAAGAGGAGCCTGGCCAATCATGAGAGTGCCTCGCTCGGAGAGGGCCGCCCATAGAGGGCGAACGGAGCCCAGGTGTAGGCCGAACCTCGCTCGGCCCGGATCCGTCCTGACGCGTGCATCCATGCTCGCATCGGGGAGCGACCCGAAGCCAGCGCTTCGTAGAACAATCGCATCCATGAGCGCGCCGCTTCGTCCCCCACCGACCACAGGCTGACGAGCACCGCGCGTGCGCCCGATTGCACCAACGCGGGCAGGAGACCGAACGCCTCGTCTCCTCCCCAAACCACGGCGTCCCCGGTCCGGCAACCGCTCAACACCACCAGACGCGCCCGAGTTCCGGCTTCGAGGACATCGAACGCCGTCCATCGCCCGTCGGAGAGGCCGATGCCGGAGAGCCTCGGCTCTTCGACGTCCCGCACTCCGTGCGACGCCACGTGGATCAGTCGCGCGCCACCCCACCGGTCCCGGAAGACCTTCCGTCTCGCCTCTGCCCCGCACAAGAGCCACGCATGCGGGAGGCACTCGGCCACCTCGCGGGCCTCGCGCTCGGCGGTCGGCGCCTCCGCCGAGGCAATGCCGGCCACCAAAGCCGCACCGGATGCGGGAGGCTGGACCATCTCCCCGTAGAGACGGTCGCGGGCGCTCAGCAGATACGTCGTTTCTCGCCGCTCGCCGAGCGGCCGGCCGGAGGCCGGCAGGGCGTGGAACGGAAGGTCGCGCAGCCAGCCGTGAGGGACCACGGTCAGCGGACCTTCCGAGGGGTGGAGCGCGAGGGCCGGCTCGAGCAGCGCGCGTGAGAGCGTGGCGAGCAGCTCGTCCTCGGTGGCGCGCAGCGCGTCGCGGCGCTCGGTGCCAGCTTCGCCTTCGAGGGCGTAGCGGTCCCAGAGGCGCCGGAGCCTGAACACGCATTGGTGGAGCGTCTCGGGAGCGGCGTCGAGGCGCCGGTGGGAGAGCCGCTTTCCACCCATCACGAAAACGTGGATCGCGCGCCGCCCCACGAAGTATTCGATCAGGGTTTCGTCCGCGGCGAGCGCGCGCCTGAGTCTCGCGACCTCGGCCGGCCCCAGCCGCGATTGCCTCGCCTGCCGCGACGTCTCGATCTGCAGGCGCTCGTAGATCTGCTGGAGCCGCGCCACCACCGCCGAGCGCCGCCCGGGATCGCGCGCCGGCCGGGCGTCGAGCCGGTCGAGCTCCACCCTCAGCTCGAGGGCGGACTCGAGACGTGCCACGCGCGGGTCGGGTGCGGCGGCGACCCGCAGGCGCGGCACGTGCGCGCGCTCCGACCACAGGAACGCGCGCTCCGCCGAAGCGTCCGAGGCGGAGAGCCGCTCGATCGCCTGTTCGGCGACTTCGGCCTGGTCGACCGAGAAGCTGGCCCGCAAGGTCTCGGTCGGGATGCGCGCGCGCAACAGGTCGGCGATCGCCGCCGCCCGCTCGAGACGCTCCATCGCCACTTGCTCGTCTCGTGCGGCGCGTGCGGAGACCAGCGCCCAGCGCTGCTCGAGCCAGGGATCGGGGTGACGCCTCAGGATCGCCCGCACCCGATCCAGCTGCCGAGAGACGCTCGCGTCGCCGCGAGCCGCCGCGTCCTCGGCCAGCCACAGGCGGGCCTCGGCCTCGAACACTCTCTGCCCCGCCTTGTCGAAGTGGCGCACCGCGGCGCGCGCTCGGGCGCGCACGTCCGTGGCCAGCGGCGGGAGGTGCAGCAGGCGGAGTCTCTCGAGACGCGTCCACGCCGCGAGTGACCGCTGGCCGATCCGCTCGAAGCGCCGCGCCGCCTCTTCGAGGTCCGCCATGGCCGCGTCGGTCCGAGCGGCGCGGCCGTGCCAGCGCGCGCGCAGAACGTGCGCCTCGGCTTGCTCCCACAGCGGGGCCGCGCGCTCGAAGCGCTCGATCGCCCGGTCGAACAGGGGGCCCGCGGCGACCCACCGTCCGAGGTCGAGCGCGATCCGGCCGCGTGCGACCGCGGCCATCCCCTGGAGCATGGGCTCCTCGAGCGCGTCCGCCTCACGCTGCGCCGCTTCGAGCAGCCGGCTCGCCTCGTCGTAGCGGCCGAGCCGCGCCAGCGCGGCGCCGTGCGCGAGCCGGCACTGCGCCTTGGCGCTCTCCGATCCCCGCGTCGCCCATAGCGCGGCGCTCGATTCGAAGTGCGGCAGGGCGTCTCGCAGGCGCCCGATCTCCGTGAGGAGGTTCGCCATGTTGAATCGGGTGAGCGCCAGATCCATCGTGTCCCCGCGGCGGGCGAATACGCGCTCGGCGGCGCGGTAGCGCGCCATGGCGCGCACCGGGCGGTCGCGTCTCAGGTGCAGGTTCGCGAGGTTCACGTCGAGGCGTGACGCGCGCCGCTCCTCACCCATCCGCAGGAACACGCGCCGAGCGTCCGCGGCCAGTCCGATGGCTTCCTCGTCTCGTCCCAGGTGGGTGAGCACGTCGATCATTCCGATCGCCGTGCGCGCGCGCTCCAGCGGCTTGCGCGCTCGCTCGAAGGCGCTCAGGGCCGCCTGGTAATCGCGCAGGGCCGGCCCATAGCGATGGAGTCCGCGCAGCGCGTGGGCTCGGGCCCGGCGCGCCACACCCAGAACCGCATCATCGCGGAAGCGCCCCGCGGCGGCCGCGAAGCGTCGCGCCAGCCGCAGCGCCCGTTTCCGGTCGGCGCGGCCGATCTCGCTCAGCCTGTCGCCGAGGGCCAGCGCCTGCGCGAGGTCGAGAGGCTTGGAGAAATCGGCGGCGTGGTGCGCGTCAAGTGGCGGCGCGTCGGGGGGCGATTCCGCGTGGCCCATGGCGCCATGAGGCAACGGAAAGAGTCATGGCGTCAATTCCGGAGTCGACACTTCCCAGCCATCCCCGACCACGACGAGGTGAAAGGGCGAGCTTGGACGCTCGCGAAGATTGAACTCCCCGTGGGGCTCGCTCCGAGTCTCGTCCCGCGTCCGGCCACTGACCTCGAGTCGAACCAGGCAGCCGCCGAGCGGCGGCGGCTCACCGGCCACCGAGAAGATCTGGCCGCTGACGCCGAAGGGGGCCGGCTCGCTTTCGTGGCTCAGCGCGACCTCGATCTCCAGCCGCTCGGTGGCCAGCAGCCACTGCCTTGGCCCCGAGCCCGTCGAGCGGATTCCCGAGCGCACGTCCTCCGCGCTGTCGAACACGACGTGAGCCACATAGGTGCCGGACATCGGGCGCAGGAAACCGCGGGGCACCGCGCGCTGCTCCGCCCGGTGACGCCACACGTCCGGCGCTCCGGGATCGAGGGCTTCCGGCAGCGCCTCCATCCAACCGCGCAGCTTCTCGAGCCGCCCGCGGCATGGCTCGCAATCCTCGAGATGGCTCCGAGGTCGGCCCTTGGAATCCGCATCGTCGAGCATGTCCAGAAGCTCGCCCCAGGTCAGGTGATCACGGTCGGTCATCGGTCACCGCTCCTGGATACGGACGACGAGAGCGCCTTGCCGGATACACGCGTCATGCCGAGCGCCCCTTCCGCCGCCTGGAGTCGAGCGCTTCGAGCAGCCGCTCGAGGCATCGCATGCGCGTCGGTCCGACGCTTCCCACCGGCATCCCGAGCTGGCCGGCGACCTGCCGGTAGTCCGGCTCTTCACGCTCGTAGTAGAGCGCCCGCAGCAATTCCCGGCAACGTGGTGAGAGGGTCGCGAGCGCTTCGCGCACTTCCTGGGCCCGTTCCATGCGCTCGAGCACGGCTTCCAGCTCAGGACCGGGATCCGGAAGGTCAGGAGGCTCGGCCGTGAGGGATTCCCGCCGCCGTCGCGCGAGATGGTCGAGACACAGGTGCCGCGCGGTCACCATGAGCCAGCGCGTGAGCGCGCGCGGATCCTCGATGCGGCCCGCGTGGCGATGGAGCCTGAGAAAGGTCTCCTGGAAGAGGTCCTCTCCGTCGCTGGCCGCGATCCGGTGCGCGCGGATCACCGAATGGACCAGGGCCTGATAACGGGCGACCAGATCGCGCCATGCGGACTCTTCGCCCGCCACGGCGCGCGCCAGGAGCCCCTCACGTTCCGTCATGGCCGCCCATCTTAGCGGGAACGCGCGCCTCGTGTTCGACACGACTGGTATCTCGACGAGGCTCCGGCCCGTCTTCTTCACGCCATGGCTTTGTCCCGCTCGAAACGTCCCGCGCGATTCCTCCTCGGCGCACTGCTCCTGATCCTTCCATCGACTCTCGCGTGGAAAGCCTCGCGCCCTGGAACGCGGCTCGAGTACACGGTGACGCATTCGCCCACCGGGATGGAGGTCGAGATGCGGTGGCGCGGCGCCGGCCCCGGCGACACCCCCACGTTTTCGAGACTGCGTCTCGCGGGGGGGCCAGGCATCGACGAGGTCAGCGCTCTCGATCGGCAAGGCCGAAGCCTTTCCGTCGTCCAGGAGATGCCGGCCGGCTCATCACCTCGCTGGCGCGTCGTGGCCCCCGCTTCCGGCGTCGCGCGCGTGCGGTACCGCGTGACCGCCGCGCCGCGGGCCGAAGGCTCGATGAAACCCGAGGCGCAGAGCTCGGCGATAGGACCGTCGTGGTCGCTCCTGGCGGGCCGCGACCTGTTCCTGGTGCCGTCGTCCTTCGAGCGGGTGAAGGCCGTCATGATCCGCCTCGACGCGCCCGCTGAGCAACGCGCGATCGCACCGTGGCTCGAGCCCGGGCGAGGCACGGCTCCCCAGCGTGTCGCCGGAGGACTCGAGGAGCTGCTGGCTACGCCGCTCGCATTCGGCCGCTTCGCCTTGGACTCCTTCGCGGTCGGCGCCACGCGCTACCGAGTGTGGAGCGAGGCGTCGATCCCGGGCTCGGAAAGGACGCGAATCGTCGCACAGGCCCGCGCCGTGGCCACCGACCTCGCGGACCAGGTGCGGCGGCCTCTGGGCGCGACCTACACGGTGATCGCGACCCCCACGCTCGACGACCTCGGAACGCCGACCGGCGCGGCCTGGGGGAGTGGCCAGGGCGGCGGCGCCTCGCCGCTCACGACCACGCGGCTCCGAGGGATCGCGCTCTCTCTGGCGGATGCCTACGTCCTGTCACGGCCGCATCGATTCGAGCTCGACGCGTTGGACGAGAGCTGGCTCGCGCCTGCCCTTCGCAATCTCTTGGCCGAGAGAGCCGTGGCCCGCGCCCGCGGCGTGTCGCGGGCCGAC
The Candidatus Eisenbacteria bacterium genome window above contains:
- a CDS encoding amidase, which encodes MSAAFLPAAELADRYARRSLSPVEVTRELLERIDRLDPQLRAWITLTPERAMDQARAAEAAIGRGEAPSPLCGVPVGIKDLIDVAGVRCTSGSRVRADHVPKRDAFVVERLARAGAVCLGKQNLHEFAYGVTSTNEAFGVCRNPWSMDRVPGGSSGGAGVALAAGMTPLAIGTDTGGSIRIPAAACGVVGLKPTFGLVSRRGVFPLAWSLDHVGPMARTVADAAALLAAIAVHDPEDPWCAEAPTEGFAGATDLRGRRFGLLGAPLFADAEPVVASAVEEAAGTLESLGALRVDLDTASLQHAYTAFHAMLATEASAIHERTLRERPREYSALTRQALARGFMVSAVDYVHARREQARVQRSLERMLEEAEVLIAPSLPRTAPPIGEPMSREPAEAWNRWMPPFNLSGHPALSLPCGFDREGLPIGLQIVGRAFEDGRVLGWGAAYERETDWNQRRPAGFEREQTRAVDL
- a CDS encoding S8 family serine peptidase, which encodes MQRPTDPSGTSSFARGMASLHRIQPGGVVEGQAIVTLKLGAMFSDFLARHDLVEVERVDLEGTLYYLVASTSQPAVELVEALQNDKDVEEADFNRYLQAPEYEGTPMSFDDEDGKLTEAHYASQPQLTRIHLQEALATSQGDGAHVAVLDTGIDRFHPAWGATPIVMGKDWSVHPHGPSADETADDKDFDDDGDPHEAYGHGTHVTGIVHLTAPHATLIAVRVLNDDGWGTAFGLAAGINDALELDAQVINMSLGLTHDVGVVRRAVQVATNQGVALIASAGNQSSSDGQYPAAYPDVYAVAAVDPGDKLATFSNYGTHIDVSAPGVGIVSLYARAPGRGLYASGGGTSMAAPFLAGAAALLIAADPGADGRHATEAVKMNAPSVDGLNPLFAGIMGRGRVDLYAALPHNEISPPPGDEPTPVAPAPGGPVKPALQPRSR
- a CDS encoding CHAT domain-containing protein, with amino-acid sequence MGHAESPPDAPPLDAHHAADFSKPLDLAQALALGDRLSEIGRADRKRALRLARRFAAAAGRFRDDAVLGVARRARAHALRGLHRYGPALRDYQAALSAFERARKPLERARTAIGMIDVLTHLGRDEEAIGLAADARRVFLRMGEERRASRLDVNLANLHLRRDRPVRAMARYRAAERVFARRGDTMDLALTRFNMANLLTEIGRLRDALPHFESSAALWATRGSESAKAQCRLAHGAALARLGRYDEASRLLEAAQREADALEEPMLQGMAAVARGRIALDLGRWVAAGPLFDRAIERFERAAPLWEQAEAHVLRARWHGRAARTDAAMADLEEAARRFERIGQRSLAAWTRLERLRLLHLPPLATDVRARARAAVRHFDKAGQRVFEAEARLWLAEDAAARGDASVSRQLDRVRAILRRHPDPWLEQRWALVSARAARDEQVAMERLERAAAIADLLRARIPTETLRASFSVDQAEVAEQAIERLSASDASAERAFLWSERAHVPRLRVAAAPDPRVARLESALELRVELDRLDARPARDPGRRSAVVARLQQIYERLQIETSRQARQSRLGPAEVARLRRALAADETLIEYFVGRRAIHVFVMGGKRLSHRRLDAAPETLHQCVFRLRRLWDRYALEGEAGTERRDALRATEDELLATLSRALLEPALALHPSEGPLTVVPHGWLRDLPFHALPASGRPLGERRETTYLLSARDRLYGEMVQPPASGAALVAGIASAEAPTAEREAREVAECLPHAWLLCGAEARRKVFRDRWGGARLIHVASHGVRDVEEPRLSGIGLSDGRWTAFDVLEAGTRARLVVLSGCRTGDAVVWGGDEAFGLLPALVQSGARAVLVSLWSVGDEAARSWMRLFYEALASGRSPMRAWMHASGRIRAERGSAYTWAPFALYGRPSPSEALS
- a CDS encoding sigma-70 family RNA polymerase sigma factor, whose translation is MTEREGLLARAVAGEESAWRDLVARYQALVHSVIRAHRIAASDGEDLFQETFLRLHRHAGRIEDPRALTRWLMVTARHLCLDHLARRRRESLTAEPPDLPDPGPELEAVLERMERAQEVREALATLSPRCRELLRALYYEREEPDYRQVAGQLGMPVGSVGPTRMRCLERLLEALDSRRRKGRSA